The following are from one region of the Actinoplanes sp. L3-i22 genome:
- a CDS encoding SDR family oxidoreductase — protein sequence MTGPDVVVITGAGGMGLAVARRLGGGRTILLADAAPAALDRAVGDLRAAGYAATGQLTDVSDARSVATLAETAAGTGRLAAVVHTAGVSAATSTVRTILDVDLLGTAHVIDAFEPVATRGTAVVCVASMAGHVARLTEDQERGLATAPAADLLALDVVAAAADAPPVQAYILAKRANQVRVQAAALAYNRRGARINTVSPGVIATPMARAEQDGESGAHMLATLDACGIGRPGTPGELAEVVAFLTGPDSLYLTGTDVLLDGGQAGWLRWHRPR from the coding sequence ATGACCGGGCCGGACGTCGTCGTCATCACCGGAGCCGGCGGCATGGGCCTGGCCGTGGCCCGGCGCCTCGGCGGCGGGCGCACGATCCTGCTGGCCGACGCGGCCCCGGCCGCCCTGGACCGGGCCGTCGGCGACCTGCGCGCCGCCGGCTACGCCGCGACCGGGCAGCTCACCGACGTCTCCGACGCCCGGTCGGTGGCGACGCTGGCCGAGACCGCGGCCGGCACCGGCCGGCTGGCGGCGGTCGTGCACACCGCCGGCGTCTCGGCGGCCACCTCGACCGTCCGCACGATCCTGGACGTGGACCTGCTCGGCACCGCCCACGTCATCGACGCGTTCGAGCCGGTGGCGACCCGGGGCACCGCGGTGGTCTGCGTCGCCAGCATGGCCGGGCACGTCGCCCGGCTGACCGAGGACCAGGAGCGGGGCCTGGCCACCGCGCCGGCCGCGGACCTGCTCGCCCTGGACGTGGTCGCGGCGGCCGCCGACGCGCCGCCGGTGCAGGCGTACATCCTGGCCAAACGCGCCAACCAGGTCCGGGTGCAGGCCGCCGCGCTGGCCTACAACCGGCGCGGCGCCCGGATCAACACGGTCAGCCCCGGCGTCATCGCCACCCCGATGGCCCGGGCCGAGCAGGACGGCGAGTCCGGCGCGCACATGCTGGCCACTCTGGACGCCTGCGGCATCGGCCGGCCCGGCACCCCGGGCGAGCTGGCCGAGGTGGTCGCGTTCCTGACCGGTCCGGACTCGCTCTACCTGACCGGGACCGACGTGCTGCTCGACGGCGGCCAGGCCGGCTGGCTGCGCTGGCACCGTCCCCGATAG
- a CDS encoding NAD(P)/FAD-dependent oxidoreductase, producing the protein MRRIVVVGASAAGLSAAETLRREGYDASLTLIGEEIELPYDRPPLSKQILAGEWAAERLALRTLDQLTALRLDLRLGVRAVGLDPAARIVRLGDGTEVPYDGLIVATGVRPRRLAGDGGHVLRRVTDALALRERLAPGVRLAVVGAGFLGAECAAVARGLGCEVVLLEPAPVPLAHAVGERVGRVLSAAHTEHGVDLRTGVAVTAITGDGVQLAGGERVTADEVLVAIGSRPNTEWLESSGLPVDDGLICDEYSRAAPDVYAAGDVARWHNPRYGVAMRIEHRTNAAEQGLAAARNLLHPGAGKPFAPVPYFWSDQYDLKIHAYGYLRGHDTVEITEGDLGERRFLATYRRAGRLVGVLAAGLPPKALRPWRQALLTQEES; encoded by the coding sequence GTGAGACGGATCGTCGTGGTGGGCGCGTCGGCGGCCGGCCTCTCGGCCGCCGAAACCCTGCGCCGGGAGGGCTACGACGCGTCGCTCACCCTGATCGGCGAGGAGATCGAATTACCGTACGACCGTCCGCCGCTCTCCAAACAGATCCTCGCCGGTGAGTGGGCCGCCGAGCGGCTCGCCCTGCGCACCCTGGACCAGCTCACCGCCCTGCGGCTGGACCTGCGCCTCGGCGTGCGGGCCGTCGGGCTGGACCCGGCGGCCCGGATCGTCCGGCTCGGCGACGGCACCGAGGTCCCCTACGACGGGCTGATCGTCGCCACCGGCGTCCGGCCCCGCCGCCTGGCCGGCGACGGCGGACACGTGCTGCGCCGGGTGACCGACGCGCTCGCCCTGCGCGAACGGCTCGCCCCGGGCGTGCGCCTGGCCGTGGTCGGCGCCGGCTTCCTCGGCGCCGAGTGCGCCGCCGTGGCCCGCGGCCTGGGCTGCGAGGTCGTCCTGCTGGAACCGGCCCCGGTCCCGCTCGCCCACGCGGTCGGCGAGCGGGTCGGCCGGGTGCTGTCCGCGGCGCACACCGAGCACGGCGTCGACCTGCGGACCGGCGTCGCCGTCACGGCGATCACCGGCGACGGCGTGCAGCTGGCCGGCGGCGAGCGGGTGACCGCCGACGAGGTGCTGGTCGCGATCGGCTCGCGGCCCAACACCGAATGGCTCGAGAGCAGCGGCCTGCCGGTCGACGACGGGCTGATCTGCGACGAGTACAGCCGGGCCGCGCCGGACGTCTACGCCGCCGGCGACGTGGCCCGCTGGCACAACCCGCGCTACGGCGTCGCGATGCGGATCGAGCACCGTACCAACGCCGCCGAGCAGGGCCTGGCCGCCGCCCGCAACCTGCTGCACCCGGGCGCCGGCAAGCCGTTCGCGCCGGTGCCCTACTTCTGGTCCGACCAGTACGACCTGAAGATCCACGCGTACGGCTACCTGCGCGGCCACGACACCGTCGAGATCACCGAGGGCGACCTCGGCGAGCGGCGGTTCCTGGCCACGTACCGCAGAGCCGGCCGGTTGGTCGGCGTGCTCGCCGCCGGCCTGCCACCCAAGGCCCTGCGCCCGTGGCGGCAGGCCCTGCTCACCCAGGAGGAGTCATGA
- a CDS encoding ferredoxin: protein MRVEFDEPKCVAAGQCAMIAPDVFDQRDEDGVAIVLDAEPGPEHAAEVREAAAVCPAAAIRLVEP from the coding sequence ATGCGAGTCGAGTTCGACGAACCGAAGTGTGTCGCGGCCGGACAGTGCGCGATGATCGCCCCGGACGTCTTCGACCAGCGCGACGAGGACGGCGTCGCGATCGTGCTGGACGCCGAGCCCGGCCCGGAGCACGCCGCCGAGGTCCGCGAGGCCGCCGCGGTCTGCCCGGCCGCGGCGATCCGCCTGGTCGAGCCGTGA
- a CDS encoding cytochrome P450 yields the protein MSDTVDVPEYPAVRESRCPFAPAPVIRAMTRADGIGKVRIWDGSTPWFVTRHADQRALLNDPRISIDEKRAGYPHMTRGRAAGAPHHPDLITNTDPPEHTRLRRTVNGPFMVKRVEALRPRIQETFDSLVDDMLEGPKPADLVRAIGLPVPTLVITRILGAPYEDHEFFQANSTAAISHESTAEQTQAASRALGGYLAALLQKKMAEPADDVMSEMGGRVKAGEMTFEEAVIMSSAILIAGHETSASMISLATLALLREPEQLALLRERSDDPKFVANAVEELLRYLTIVHSGIRRIADEDIELRGTTIRAGDGIIFELAGANYDEREFPDGERLDLTRPARSHHAFGYGPHQCLGQSLARVELQVAYGTLYRRIPTLALAVPFEEVPFAMEGVAYGLKSLPVTW from the coding sequence ATGTCAGACACCGTCGACGTACCCGAGTACCCGGCCGTCCGCGAGTCCCGCTGCCCGTTCGCGCCGGCCCCGGTCATCCGCGCGATGACCAGGGCGGACGGGATCGGCAAGGTGCGGATCTGGGACGGCAGCACGCCGTGGTTCGTCACCCGGCACGCCGACCAGCGCGCGCTGCTCAACGACCCGCGGATCAGCATCGACGAGAAGCGCGCCGGGTACCCGCACATGACCCGGGGCCGGGCCGCGGGGGCGCCGCACCACCCGGATCTGATCACCAACACCGATCCGCCGGAGCACACCCGGCTACGCCGTACCGTCAACGGCCCGTTCATGGTCAAACGCGTCGAGGCGCTGCGCCCGCGGATCCAGGAGACGTTCGACAGCCTGGTCGACGACATGCTCGAAGGACCTAAACCCGCCGATTTGGTACGAGCGATCGGCCTGCCGGTGCCGACACTGGTGATCACCCGGATCCTCGGCGCGCCGTACGAGGACCACGAGTTCTTCCAGGCCAACAGCACCGCGGCGATCAGCCACGAGTCGACCGCCGAGCAGACGCAGGCGGCCAGCCGGGCGCTCGGCGGCTACCTCGCGGCGCTGTTGCAGAAGAAGATGGCCGAGCCGGCCGACGACGTGATGTCCGAGATGGGCGGCCGGGTCAAAGCCGGTGAGATGACCTTCGAGGAGGCGGTCATCATGAGCTCGGCGATCCTGATCGCCGGCCACGAGACCAGCGCCAGCATGATCTCCCTGGCCACCCTGGCGCTGCTGCGCGAGCCGGAGCAACTGGCCCTGCTGCGCGAGCGGAGCGACGACCCGAAGTTCGTCGCGAACGCGGTCGAGGAGCTGCTGCGCTACCTGACCATCGTGCACTCCGGGATCCGGCGGATCGCCGACGAGGACATCGAGCTGCGCGGCACCACGATCCGGGCCGGCGACGGGATCATCTTCGAGCTGGCCGGGGCGAACTACGACGAGCGCGAGTTCCCGGACGGCGAACGGCTCGACCTGACCCGGCCGGCCCGCTCGCACCACGCGTTCGGCTACGGCCCGCACCAGTGCCTCGGCCAGTCATTGGCCCGGGTCGAGCTGCAGGTCGCGTACGGCACCCTCTACCGGCGGATCCCCACGCTGGCCCTGGCCGTGCCGTTCGAGGAGGTGCCGTTCGCGATGGAGGGCGTCGCCTACGGCCTCAAGTCACTTCCGGTCACCTGGTAA
- a CDS encoding response regulator transcription factor: MSFPAMAEPDVLVVAPEPDLRAELVADLTGGGYRVTALATGAAAVRVLDERVIDLVVVDRDTPDLARLGRQRSAFPARPPVLCVTACEFLGELVPVLGTRVEDYVTKPWRGPELLARAQVLLRDRGPADVLRHGDLLLDGATRQGWRGGRALELTPAEYRLLRHLLRNAGRVLSKGQLARQVWDEPRADATVDRLVSRLRRKVDRSGPALIFTHRGLGYRLGFGR, translated from the coding sequence GTGTCCTTCCCAGCGATGGCGGAGCCGGACGTGCTGGTCGTGGCGCCGGAGCCGGACCTGCGGGCCGAGCTGGTCGCGGACCTGACCGGCGGCGGCTACCGGGTCACCGCGCTCGCCACCGGCGCGGCGGCGGTCCGGGTCCTCGACGAGCGGGTGATCGATCTGGTCGTGGTCGACCGGGACACGCCGGATCTGGCCCGGCTGGGCCGCCAGCGCTCGGCGTTCCCGGCGCGCCCGCCGGTGCTCTGCGTGACCGCCTGCGAGTTCCTCGGCGAGCTGGTGCCGGTGCTCGGCACCCGGGTGGAGGACTACGTCACCAAGCCGTGGCGCGGCCCGGAACTGCTGGCCCGCGCCCAGGTCCTGCTGCGCGACCGCGGCCCGGCGGACGTGCTGCGGCACGGCGACCTACTGCTCGACGGGGCCACCCGGCAGGGCTGGCGCGGCGGGCGGGCCCTGGAGCTGACCCCGGCCGAGTACCGGCTGCTGCGGCATCTGCTGCGCAACGCGGGCCGGGTGCTGTCCAAGGGGCAACTGGCCCGGCAGGTCTGGGACGAGCCGCGCGCCGACGCCACCGTGGACCGGCTGGTGTCCCGGCTGCGGCGCAAGGTGGACCGGAGCGGGCCGGCGCTGATCTTCACGCATCGGGGGCTGGGCTATCGGCTCGGGTTCGGCCGCTGA